A single window of Loxodonta africana isolate mLoxAfr1 chromosome 10, mLoxAfr1.hap2, whole genome shotgun sequence DNA harbors:
- the ZFP36L1 gene encoding mRNA decay activator protein ZFP36L1 encodes MTTTLVSATIFDLSEVLCKGNKMLNYSTPSAGGCLLDRKAVGTPAGGGFPRRHSVTLPSSKFHQNQLLSSLKGEPAPALSSRDSRFRDRSFSEGGERLLPTQKQPGSGQVNSSRYKTELCRPFEENGACKYGDKCQFAHGIHELRSLTRHPKYKTELCRTFHTIGFCPYGPRCHFIHNAEERRALAGARDLSADRPRLQHSFSFAGFPSAAATAAATGLLDSPTSITPPPILSADDLLGSPTLPDGTNNPFAFSSQELANLFAPSMGLPGGGSPTAFLFRPMSESPHMFDSPPSPQDSLSDQEGYLSSSGSSHSGSDSPTLDNSRRLPIFSRLSISDD; translated from the exons ATGACCACCACCCTCGTGTCCGCCACCATCTTCGACTTGAGCGAAGTTTTATGCAAG GGTAACAAGATGCTCAACTACAGTACTCCCAGTGCCGGGGGCTGCCTGCTGGACAGGAAGGCGGTGGGCACCCCTGCTGGTGGGGGCTTCCCTCGGAGGCACTCAGTCACTCTGCCCAGCTCCAAGTTCCACCAGAACCAGCTCCTCAGCAGCCTGAAGGGTGAGCCTGCTCCAGCCCTGAGCTCGCGGGACAGCCGCTTCCGCGACCGCTCATTCTCAGAGGGGGGTGAGCGACTGCTGCCCACCCAGAAGCAGCCGGGGAGTGGCCAGGTCAACTCCAGCCGCTACAAGACGGAGCTGTGTCGCCCGTTCGAGGAAAATGGAGCTTGTAAGTACGGGGACAAGTGCCAGTTCGCACACGGTATCCACGAGCTCCGCAGCCTGACCCGTCACCCCAAGTACAAGACGGAGCTGTGCCGCACCTTCCACACCATCGGCTTTTGCCCCTACGGGCCGCGCTGCCACTTCATCCACAACGCCGAGGAGCGCCGAGCCCTGGCTGGGGCCCGGGACCTCTCCGCTGACCGTCCCCGCCTCCAGCATAGCTTTAGCTTTGCTGGGTTTCCCAGTGCCGCTGCCACCGCCGCTGCCACAGGGCTGCTGGACAGCCCCACGTCCATCACCCCACCCCCCATCCTGAGTGCTGATGACCTCCTGGGCTCACCCACCCTGCCCGATGGCACCAATAACCCCTTCGCCTTCTCCAGCCAGGAGCTGGCGAACCTTTTTGCCCCTAGTATGGGGCTGCCCGGGGGTGGTTCCCCAACTGCCTTCCTCTTCCGGCCCATGTCCGAGTCCCCTCACATGTTTGACTCACCCCCCAGCCCTCAGGATTCTCTCTCGGACCAGGAGGGCTACCTGAGCAGCTCCGGCAGCAGCCACAGTGGCTCAGACTCCCCCACTTTGGACAACTCAAGACGCCTGCCCATTTTCAGCAGACTTTCCATCTCAGATGACTAA